Proteins found in one Streptococcus mitis genomic segment:
- the galU gene encoding UTP--glucose-1-phosphate uridylyltransferase GalU: MTSKVRKAVIPAAGLGTRFLPATKALAKEMLPIVDKPTIQFIVEEALKSGIEDILVVTGKSKRSIEDHFDSNFELEYNLKEKGKHDLLKLVDETTGIRLHFIRQSHPRGLGDAVLQAKAFVGNEPFVVMLGDDLMDITDDHAVPLTKQLMNDYETTHASTIAVMPVPHEDVSAYGVIAPQGEGINGLYSVETFVEKPAPEDAPSDLAIIGRYLLTPEIFDILENQAPGAGNEIQLTDAIDTLNKTQRVFAREFTGARYDVGDKFGFMKTSIDYALKHPQVKDDLKDYLIQLGKELAEKE; this comes from the coding sequence ATGACATCAAAAGTTAGAAAGGCAGTCATCCCTGCCGCTGGACTCGGGACTCGATTTTTACCAGCAACCAAAGCACTTGCTAAAGAAATGTTGCCAATTGTGGACAAACCAACTATCCAATTTATTGTAGAAGAAGCTCTTAAATCAGGTATTGAAGATATTCTGGTTGTCACTGGTAAATCAAAACGTTCTATTGAAGACCACTTTGACTCAAACTTTGAGCTTGAGTACAACCTCAAAGAAAAAGGCAAACATGACTTACTAAAATTGGTAGACGAAACAACTGGCATTCGCCTTCACTTTATCCGTCAAAGCCATCCTCGTGGTCTTGGCGATGCTGTCTTACAAGCAAAAGCTTTTGTAGGAAATGAGCCCTTCGTTGTCATGCTTGGTGACGACCTAATGGATATCACAGATGACCATGCTGTCCCTTTGACAAAACAATTGATGAACGATTACGAGACGACTCACGCATCAACAATTGCTGTTATGCCTGTCCCTCATGAAGACGTTTCAGCATATGGAGTTATAGCTCCTCAAGGTGAAGGGATTAATGGTCTCTACAGCGTTGAAACTTTCGTTGAAAAACCAGCTCCAGAAGATGCTCCAAGTGATTTGGCAATCATCGGCCGCTATCTGCTCACACCAGAAATTTTTGATATCCTCGAAAATCAAGCTCCTGGCGCTGGAAATGAAATCCAGCTTACCGATGCGATTGATACCCTTAATAAAACGCAACGTGTTTTCGCTCGCGAATTTACAGGAGCTCGTTACGACGTTGGAGATAAATTCGGCTTTATGAAAACATCTATTGACTACGCCCTCAAGCACCCACAAGTCAAAGATGACTTGAAAGATTACCTCATCCAACTGGGAAAAGAATTAGCTGAGAAGGAATAA
- a CDS encoding NAD(P)H-dependent glycerol-3-phosphate dehydrogenase, producing MEKQTVAVLGPGSWGTALSQVLNDNGHEVRIWGNLPEQINEINTYHTNKHYFKDVVLDENIIAYTDLSEALKDVDAILFVVPTKVTRLVAQQVAQTLDHKAIIMHASKGLEPDSHKRLSTILEEEIPEHLRSDIVVVSGPSHAEETIVRDLTLITAASKDLQTAQYVQELFSNHYFRLYTNTDVIGVETAGALKNIIAVGAGALHGLGFGDNAKAAIIARGLAEITRLGVALGASPLTYSGLSGVGDLIVTGTSIHSRNWRAGDALGRGESLADIEANMGMVIEGISTTRAAYELAQELGVYMPITQAIYQVIYHGTNIKDAIYDIMNNEFKAENEWS from the coding sequence ATGGAAAAACAAACCGTCGCCGTCTTGGGGCCTGGTTCTTGGGGAACTGCCCTTTCACAAGTCTTAAATGACAATGGACACGAGGTACGTATTTGGGGAAATCTTCCCGAACAAATCAATGAAATTAATACCTATCATACTAACAAGCACTACTTTAAAGATGTCGTTCTAGATGAAAATATCATTGCCTACACCGACTTATCAGAGGCACTGAAAGATGTAGATGCGATTTTGTTTGTTGTCCCAACAAAAGTGACACGACTTGTTGCACAACAAGTTGCACAAACCCTAGACCATAAGGCTATCATCATGCACGCTTCAAAGGGATTAGAACCCGATAGCCATAAACGATTATCAACCATCCTTGAAGAAGAAATTCCTGAACATCTCCGCAGTGATATTGTCGTTGTTTCAGGACCTAGTCATGCGGAAGAGACCATTGTGCGTGACCTGACTTTAATCACTGCTGCTTCTAAAGACTTACAAACAGCTCAATACGTTCAAGAACTCTTTAGTAATCACTACTTCCGACTTTATACCAATACGGATGTTATCGGGGTTGAAACTGCTGGCGCTCTTAAAAACATTATCGCTGTCGGTGCTGGAGCCTTACATGGTTTAGGATTTGGTGACAACGCTAAGGCAGCCATCATCGCTCGAGGCTTGGCAGAAATTACCCGCCTAGGGGTAGCACTCGGGGCCAGTCCATTGACCTATAGCGGCTTATCTGGTGTGGGAGATTTGATCGTAACGGGAACCTCCATCCACTCTCGTAACTGGAGAGCTGGAGATGCTCTTGGTCGTGGAGAATCTCTAGCTGATATTGAAGCCAATATGGGCATGGTGATTGAAGGAATTTCAACGACTCGAGCAGCCTATGAACTAGCGCAAGAACTTGGAGTCTATATGCCGATTACACAAGCCATTTACCAAGTTATTTACCACGGAACTAATATCAAAGATGCCATTTATGACATCATGAACAATGAATTTAAAGCAGAAAATGAGTGGTCTTAA
- the argS gene encoding arginine--tRNA ligase — translation MNTKELIASELASVIDSLDQEAILNLLETPKNSEMGDIAFPAFSLAKVERKAPQMIAAELAEKINSQAFEKVVATGPYVNFFLDKSAISAQVLQAVITEKEHYADQNIGKQENVVIDMSSPNIAKPFSIGHLRSTVIGDSLSHIFQKIGYQTVKVNHLGDWGKQFGMLIVAYKKWGDEEAVKAHPIDELLKLYVRINAEAENDPRLDEEAREWFRKLENGDEEALALWQWFRDESLVEFNRLYNELKVEFDSYNGEAFYNDKMDAVVDILSEKGLLVESEGAQVVNLEKYGIEHPALIKKSDGATLYITRDLAAALYRKNEYQFAKSIYVVGQEQSAHFKQLKAVLKEMGYYWSEDITHVPFGLVTKEGKKLSTRKGNVILLEPTVAEAVSRAKAQIEAKNPELENKDQVAHAVGVGAIKFYDLKTDRTNGYDFDLEAMVSFEGETGPYVQYAYARIQSILRKADFKPETVANYSLNDAESWEIIKLIQDFPRIINRAADNFEPSIIAKFAISLAQAFNKYYAHTRILDENPERDSRLALSYATVVVLKEALRLLGVEAPEKM, via the coding sequence ATGAATACAAAAGAATTGATTGCTAGCGAGTTGGCTAGCGTTATTGATAGCCTGGACCAAGAGGCTATTTTAAATTTACTGGAAACCCCTAAAAACTCAGAAATGGGAGACATCGCTTTCCCTGCTTTTTCTCTTGCCAAAGTCGAACGTAAAGCGCCTCAAATGATTGCGGCTGAACTGGCTGAAAAGATTAACAGTCAAGCCTTTGAAAAGGTTGTCGCAACAGGACCTTACGTCAACTTTTTCCTTGATAAATCTGCCATTTCTGCTCAAGTATTGCAAGCTGTTATCACTGAAAAAGAACACTATGCTGACCAAAACATTGGTAAACAAGAAAATGTTGTTATCGATATGTCTAGTCCCAATATCGCTAAACCATTTTCTATCGGTCACCTGCGCTCAACTGTTATCGGAGATAGCTTGTCACATATTTTCCAAAAAATCGGTTATCAAACGGTCAAGGTCAACCACTTGGGAGACTGGGGTAAACAGTTTGGGATGTTGATTGTTGCCTATAAAAAATGGGGCGACGAAGAAGCTGTAAAAGCTCATCCAATTGATGAACTCCTTAAACTCTATGTCCGCATCAACGCTGAAGCTGAAAATGACCCTAGATTAGATGAAGAAGCGCGCGAATGGTTCCGTAAACTTGAAAACGGAGACGAGGAAGCTCTCGCACTTTGGCAATGGTTCCGTGATGAAAGTTTAGTGGAATTTAATCGCCTTTACAATGAACTGAAGGTTGAATTTGACAGCTACAATGGAGAAGCCTTCTACAACGATAAGATGGATGCAGTTGTAGACATTCTTTCTGAAAAAGGCCTTCTTGTTGAGTCAGAAGGGGCCCAAGTTGTGAATCTTGAGAAATACGGAATTGAGCATCCAGCCCTCATCAAGAAATCTGATGGTGCAACTCTCTACATCACACGTGACTTGGCTGCAGCCCTTTACCGTAAAAACGAATACCAATTTGCTAAATCTATCTACGTTGTTGGTCAAGAACAATCTGCCCACTTTAAACAGCTCAAAGCTGTCTTGAAAGAAATGGGCTACTACTGGAGTGAAGACATTACTCATGTTCCTTTTGGTTTGGTTACAAAAGAAGGGAAAAAACTCTCTACTCGTAAAGGGAATGTCATCTTGCTAGAGCCTACTGTTGCAGAGGCTGTTAGTCGTGCCAAGGCCCAAATCGAGGCTAAAAATCCTGAACTAGAAAACAAAGACCAGGTAGCACATGCTGTTGGGGTTGGAGCCATTAAATTCTATGACCTCAAAACCGACCGTACAAATGGATACGACTTCGACTTAGAGGCTATGGTATCCTTTGAGGGGGAAACTGGTCCTTATGTACAATATGCCTATGCTCGTATCCAATCGATCTTACGTAAAGCAGACTTCAAACCAGAAACAGTGGCTAATTACAGCTTAAATGATGCTGAAAGCTGGGAAATCATTAAACTCATCCAAGACTTCCCACGTATTATCAACCGTGCGGCGGATAACTTTGAACCTTCTATCATTGCTAAATTTGCAATTAGCCTGGCTCAAGCCTTCAACAAGTACTATGCACATACACGTATCCTAGACGAAAATCCTGAGCGCGACAGCCGTCTAGCCCTTAGCTACGCAACAGTAGTCGTTCTCAAAGAAGCCCTTCGTTTGCTTGGAGTAGAAGCGCCAGAGAAGATGTAA
- the argR gene encoding arginine repressor yields the protein MRKRDRHQLIKKMITEEKLSTQKEIQDRLEAHNVFVTQTTLSRDLREIGLTKVKKNDMVYYVLANETEKIDLVEFLSHHLEGVARAEFTLVLHTKLGEASVLANIVDANKDEWILGTVAGANTLLVICRDQHVAKLMEDRLLDLMKDK from the coding sequence ATGAGAAAAAGAGATCGTCATCAGTTAATAAAAAAAATGATTACTGAGGAGAAATTAAGTACACAAAAAGAAATTCAAGATCGGTTGGAGGCGCACAATGTTTTTGTGACGCAGACAACCCTGTCTCGTGATTTGCGCGAAATCGGCTTGACCAAGGTCAAGAAAAATGATATGGTGTATTATGTACTAGCAAATGAGACAGAAAAGATTGATTTGGTGGAATTTTTGTCTCATCATTTAGAAGGTGTTGCAAGAGCAGAGTTTACCTTGGTGCTTCATACCAAATTGGGAGAAGCCTCTGTTTTGGCAAATATTGTAGATGCAAACAAGGATGAATGGATTTTAGGAACAGTTGCTGGTGCCAATACCTTATTGGTCATTTGTCGAGACCAGCACGTTGCCAAACTCATGGAAGATCGTTTGCTAGATTTGATGAAAGATAAGTAA
- the mutS gene encoding DNA mismatch repair protein MutS, whose protein sequence is MATEKLSPGMQQYVDIKKQYPDAFLLFRMGDFYELFYEDAVNAAQILEISLTSRNKNADNPIPMAGVPYHSAQQYIDVLIEQGYKVAIAEQMEDPKQAVGVVKREVVQVITPGTVVDSSKPDSQNNFLVAIDREGNQFGLAYMDLVTGDFYVTGLLDFTLVCGEIRNLKAREVVLGYDLSEEEEQILSRQMNLVLSYEKEGFEDLHLLDSRLVAVEQAASSKLLQYVHRTQMRELNHLKPVIRYEIKDFLQMDYATKASLDLVENARSGKKQGSLFWLLDETKTAMGMRLLRSWIHRPLIDKERIVQRQEVVQVFLDHFFERSDLTDSLKGVYDIERLASRVSFGKTNPKDLLQLATTLSSVPRIRAILEGMEQPALAYLIEQLDGIPELESLISAAIAPEAPHVITDGGIIRTGFDETLDKYRRVLREGTSWIAEIEAKERENSGISTLKIDYNKKDGYYFHVTNSQLGNVPAHFFRKSTLKNSERFGTEELARIEGDMLEAREKSANLEYEIFMRIREEVSKYIQRLQTLAQGIATVDVLQSLAVVAETQHLIRPEFGDDSQIDIQKGRHAVIEKVMGAQTYIPNTIQMAEDTSIQLITGPNMSGKSTYMRQLAMTAVMAQLGSYVPAESAYLPIFDAIFTRIGAADDLVSGQSTFMVEMMEANNAISHATKNSLILFDELGRGTATYDGMALAQSIIEYIHEHIGAKTLFATHYHELTSLESSLEHLVNVHVATLEQDGQVTFLHKIEPGPADKSYGIHVAKIAGLPADLLARADKILTQLENQGTGSPVPMRQTSAVTEQISLFDTAEEHPILAELAKLDIYNMTPMQAMNVLVELKQKL, encoded by the coding sequence ATGGCGACAGAAAAGCTATCACCCGGCATGCAACAGTATGTGGATATTAAAAAGCAATATCCAGATGCGTTTTTGCTCTTTCGGATGGGTGATTTTTATGAATTATTTTATGAGGATGCGGTCAATGCTGCGCAGATTCTGGAAATTTCCTTAACGAGTCGCAACAAGAATGCCGACAATCCGATTCCTATGGCGGGTGTTCCCTATCATTCTGCCCAACAGTACATTGATGTCTTGATTGAGCAGGGTTATAAGGTGGCTATCGCAGAGCAGATGGAAGATCCTAAACAAGCAGTTGGGGTTGTGAAACGAGAAGTTGTTCAGGTTATTACGCCAGGGACAGTGGTTGATAGTAGTAAGCCAGATAGTCAGAACAACTTCTTGGTTGCAATAGATCGTGAGGGCAATCAATTTGGCCTAGCTTACATGGATCTAGTGACGGGTGACTTTTATGTGACAGGCCTTTTGGATTTCACGCTGGTTTGTGGAGAAATCCGCAATCTCAAGGCGCGCGAAGTGGTGTTGGGTTATGACTTGTCTGAGGAAGAAGAACAAATCCTTAGTCGTCAGATGAATCTGGTACTTTCCTATGAAAAAGAAGGCTTTGAAGACCTTCATTTACTGGATTCACGATTAGTAGCTGTGGAGCAAGCGGCATCTAGTAAGTTGCTCCAGTATGTCCATCGAACCCAGATGAGGGAATTGAACCACCTCAAGCCTGTTATCCGCTATGAAATCAAAGATTTCTTGCAGATGGATTATGCGACCAAGGCTAGTCTGGATTTGGTTGAAAATGCCCGTTCAGGCAAGAAGCAAGGCAGTCTTTTCTGGCTTTTGGATGAAACCAAGACGGCTATGGGGATGCGTCTTTTGCGTTCTTGGATTCATCGCCCCTTGATTGATAAGGAGCGAATCGTCCAACGTCAAGAGGTGGTGCAGGTCTTTCTTGACCACTTCTTTGAGCGCAGTGATTTGACAGACAGTCTCAAGGGTGTTTATGACATTGAGCGCTTGGCTAGTCGTGTTTCTTTTGGCAAAACCAATCCCAAGGATCTCTTGCAGTTGGCGACTACCTTGTCTAGTGTGCCAAGAATTCGTGCGATTTTAGAAGGAATGGAGCAACCTGCTCTAGCTTATCTCATCGAACAACTGGATGGAATCCCTGAGTTAGAGAGTTTGATTAGCGCAGCGATTGCTCCTGAAGCCCCTCATGTGATTACAGATGGGGGAATTATCCGAACTGGATTTGATGAGACTTTAGACAAGTACCGTCGCGTGCTCAGAGAAGGGACTAGCTGGATTGCTGAGATTGAAGCAAAGGAGCGAGAAAACTCTGGTATCAGTACGCTCAAGATTGACTACAATAAAAAGGATGGCTACTATTTCCATGTGACCAATTCTCAACTGGGGAATGTGCCAGCCCACTTTTTCCGCAAGTCGACGCTGAAAAACTCAGAACGTTTTGGAACGGAAGAATTAGCCCGTATCGAGGGCGATATGCTGGAGGCGCGTGAGAAGTCAGCTAACCTAGAGTACGAAATTTTTATGCGCATTCGTGAAGAGGTCAGCAAGTACATCCAGCGTTTACAAACTCTAGCCCAAGGTATTGCAACAGTTGATGTCTTGCAAAGTCTGGCGGTTGTGGCTGAAACCCAGCATTTGATTCGACCTGAGTTTGGTGACGATTCACAAATCGATATCCAGAAAGGGCGCCATGCTGTCATTGAAAAAGTCATGGGGGCTCAGACCTATATTCCCAATACGATTCAGATGGCAGAAGATACCAGTATTCAACTGATTACAGGGCCCAACATGAGTGGGAAGTCAACCTACATGCGTCAGTTAGCCATGACGGCGGTTATGGCTCAGTTGGGTTCTTATGTGCCAGCAGAAAGCGCCTATTTACCGATTTTTGATGCGATTTTTACCCGCATTGGAGCAGCAGATGACTTGGTTTCAGGTCAATCAACCTTTATGGTGGAGATGATGGAGGCAAACAATGCCATTTCGCATGCGACCAAGAACTCTCTCATTCTCTTTGATGAATTGGGACGGGGAACTGCAACTTATGACGGGATGGCTCTTGCTCAGTCCATCATCGAATACATCCATGAGCACATCGGAGCCAAGACCCTCTTTGCGACCCACTACCATGAGTTGACTAGTCTGGAGTCTAGCTTGGAACACTTGGTCAATGTCCACGTGGCAACTTTGGAGCAGGATGGGCAGGTTACCTTCCTTCACAAGATTGAACCAGGTCCAGCTGATAAATCCTATGGTATCCATGTTGCCAAGATTGCTGGCTTACCAGCAGACCTTTTAGCAAGGGCAGATAAGATTTTGACTCAGTTAGAGAATCAAGGTACAGGAAGTCCAGTTCCTATGAGGCAAACAAGTGCTGTCACTGAACAGATTTCACTCTTTGATACGGCAGAAGAACATCCTATCCTAGCAGAATTAGCTAAACTGGATATTTACAATATGACACCTATGCAGGCTATGAATGTCTTGGTCGAGTTAAAACAAAAATTATAA
- the patA gene encoding multidrug efflux ABC transporter subunit PatA produces MLIQKIKTYKWQALASLLMTGLMVASSLLQPRYLQEVLDALLAGKYEAIYSIGAWLIGVALVGLVAGGLNVVLAAYIAQGVSSDLRENAFRKIQTFSYANIEQFNAGNLVVRMTNDINQIQNVVMMAFQILFRLPLLFIGSFILAVQTLPSLWWVIVLMVVLIFGLTAVMMGMMGPRFAKFQTLLERINAIAKENLRGVRVVKSFVQEKEQFAKFTEVSDELLGQNLYIGYAFSVVEPFMMLVGYGAVFLSIWLVAGMVQSDPSVVGSIASFVNYLSQIIFTIVMVGFLGNSVSRAMISMRRIREILDAEPAMTFKDVPDEELVGSLSFENVTFTYPMDKEPMLKDVSFTIEPGQMVGVVGATGAGKSTLAQLIPRLFDPQEGAIKIGGKDIREVSEGTLRKTVSIVLQRAILFSGTIADNLRQGKVDATLFEMERAANIAQASEFIHRMEKSFESPVEERGTNFSGGQKQRMSIARGIVSNPRILVFDDSTSALDAKSERLVQEALNKDLKGTTTIIIAQKISSVVHADKILVLDQGRLIGQGTHADLVANNAVYREIYETQKGKEE; encoded by the coding sequence ATGCTGATTCAGAAAATAAAAACCTACAAGTGGCAGGCCTTGGCTTCGCTCCTGATGACAGGCTTGATGGTTGCTAGTTCACTTTTGCAACCGCGTTATCTGCAGGAAGTCTTAGACGCCCTCCTTGCTGGGAAATATGAAGCTATTTATAGTATCGGGGCTTGGTTGATCGGTGTGGCCCTGGTCGGTCTGGTTGCTGGTGGGCTCAATGTTGTCCTTGCAGCCTATATTGCCCAAGGAGTTTCATCTGACCTTCGGGAGAATGCCTTCCGTAAAATCCAAACCTTTTCTTATGCTAATATTGAACAATTTAATGCGGGAAATCTAGTCGTTCGCATGACAAATGATATCAACCAGATTCAGAACGTGGTCATGATGGCCTTCCAAATTCTTTTCAGACTTCCCCTCTTGTTCATCGGTTCGTTTATCCTGGCGGTTCAAACCTTACCTTCTCTGTGGTGGGTGATTGTTCTCATGGTAGTCTTGATTTTTGGTTTGACTGCTGTCATGATGGGAATGATGGGGCCTCGTTTTGCCAAGTTTCAAACCCTTCTTGAACGCATCAATGCCATTGCCAAGGAAAATTTGCGTGGCGTTCGTGTGGTCAAGTCCTTTGTCCAAGAAAAAGAGCAGTTTGCTAAGTTTACGGAGGTTTCAGATGAACTTCTTGGTCAAAACCTTTACATCGGTTATGCCTTTTCAGTAGTGGAACCTTTTATGATGTTGGTCGGTTACGGAGCAGTCTTCCTATCTATTTGGCTAGTTGCAGGGATGGTTCAGTCGGATCCGTCGGTTGTTGGTTCCATTGCTTCCTTTGTCAATTACCTAAGCCAGATTATCTTTACCATTGTTATGGTTGGATTTTTGGGAAATTCTGTCAGTCGTGCCATGATTTCCATGCGTCGTATCCGAGAAATTCTTGATGCAGAGCCAGCTATGACCTTCAAGGATGTCCCAGATGAAGAGTTGGTCGGAAGTCTTAGCTTTGAAAATGTGACCTTTACCTATCCAATGGATAAAGAACCGATGCTGAAAGATGTGAGCTTTACTATAGAACCTGGTCAAATGGTTGGTGTAGTTGGAGCGACTGGTGCAGGAAAATCAACCTTGGCTCAATTGATTCCACGTCTCTTTGACCCACAGGAAGGGGCCATCAAAATCGGAGGCAAGGATATTCGAGAAGTGAGTGAAGGAACCCTGCGTAAAACTGTTTCTATCGTTCTCCAACGTGCCATTCTCTTTAGTGGAACGATTGCAGATAATCTAAGACAGGGTAAGGTAGATGCCACTTTATTTGAAATGGAGCGCGCAGCCAATATTGCCCAAGCCAGCGAATTCATTCATCGTATGGAGAAAAGCTTTGAAAGTCCAGTTGAGGAACGGGGAACCAATTTCTCTGGTGGGCAAAAACAAAGGATGTCGATTGCTCGTGGAATTGTCAGCAATCCACGTATTCTGGTTTTTGACGATTCGACCTCAGCCTTGGATGCAAAGTCAGAGCGCCTGGTTCAAGAAGCTTTGAATAAGGACTTGAAGGGAACAACAACCATTATCATCGCTCAAAAGATTAGCTCGGTTGTCCATGCAGACAAGATCTTGGTACTGGATCAAGGACGATTGATTGGTCAAGGTACGCATGCAGACTTGGTTGCCAATAATGCCGTTTACCGTGAAATCTATGAAACACAGAAAGGAAAGGAGGAGTAA
- the patB gene encoding multidrug efflux ABC transporter subunit PatB translates to MKTVQFFWNYFKVYKLSFVVVILMIVLATLAQALFPVFSGQAVTELANLVQAYQNGNPELVWQSLSGIMVNLGLLVLVLFISSVIYMCLMTRVIAESTNEMRKGLFGKLARLTVSFFDRRQDGDILSRFTSDLDNILQAFNESLIQVMSNIVLYIGLILVMFSRNVTLALITIASTPVAFLMLIFIVKMARKYTNLQQKEVGKLNAYMDESISGQKAVIVQGIQEDMMAGFLEQNERVRKATFKGRMFSGILFPVMNGMSLVNTAIVIFAGSAVLLNDKTIETSTALGLIVMFAQFSQQYYQPIIQVAASWGSLQLAFTGAERIQEMFDAEEEIRPEKAPIFTKLQEGVEISHIDFSYLPDKPILKDVSISAPKGQMTAVVGPTGSGKTTIMNLINRFYDVDAGGIYFDGKDIRDYDLDSLRSKVGIVLQDSVLFSGTIRDNIRFGVPDASQEMVEAAAKATHIHDYIESLPDKYDTLIDDDQSIFSTGQKQLISIARTLMTDPEVLILDEATSNVDTVTESKIQHAMEAVVADRTSFVIAHRLKTILNADQIIVLKDGEVIERGNHHELLKLGGFYSELYHNQFVFE, encoded by the coding sequence ATGAAGACAGTTCAATTTTTTTGGAATTATTTTAAAGTATATAAGCTATCATTTGTAGTTGTCATCCTGATGATTGTTCTGGCGACTCTTGCTCAAGCCCTCTTTCCAGTCTTTTCTGGACAAGCGGTAACAGAGCTAGCCAATTTAGTTCAAGCTTATCAAAATGGCAACCCAGAACTTGTTTGGCAAAGTCTATCAGGAATCATGGTTAATCTTGGCCTGCTGGTTTTGGTTCTATTTATCTCTAGTGTGATATACATGTGTCTCATGACGCGCGTGATTGCAGAGTCGACCAACGAGATGCGTAAAGGCCTCTTCGGTAAGCTTGCTCGCTTGACAGTTTCTTTCTTTGACCGCCGACAAGATGGCGATATCCTGTCTCGTTTTACCAGTGATTTGGATAATATCCTCCAAGCCTTTAACGAGAGCTTGATTCAGGTCATGAGCAATATTGTTTTATACATTGGTCTGATTCTTGTCATGTTTTCGAGAAATGTGACGCTGGCGCTCATCACCATTGCCAGCACACCAGTGGCCTTCCTTATGCTGATTTTCATTGTGAAAATGGCACGCAAATACACCAACCTCCAGCAGAAAGAGGTAGGAAAGCTCAACGCCTATATGGATGAGAGTATCTCAGGCCAAAAAGCTGTAATTGTGCAAGGAATTCAAGAGGATATGATGGCAGGATTTCTTGAACAAAATGAGCGCGTGCGCAAGGCAACCTTTAAAGGAAGAATGTTCTCAGGAATTCTTTTCCCTGTCATGAATGGGATGAGTCTGGTTAATACAGCTATTGTCATCTTTGCGGGTTCGGCTGTCCTATTAAATGATAAGACTATTGAAACAAGTACAGCTTTGGGTCTGATTGTTATGTTCGCTCAATTTTCTCAGCAGTACTACCAGCCTATTATTCAAGTTGCAGCTAGTTGGGGAAGCCTTCAGTTAGCCTTTACAGGGGCTGAACGGATTCAGGAAATGTTCGATGCAGAGGAAGAAATCCGACCTGAAAAGGCTCCAATCTTCACTAAGTTGCAAGAAGGTGTTGAAATCAGTCATATTGATTTTTCATACTTGCCTGATAAACCTATTCTGAAAGATGTCAGCATTTCCGCTCCGAAAGGTCAGATGACTGCAGTTGTGGGTCCGACAGGGTCAGGAAAAACCACTATTATGAACCTCATCAATCGCTTTTATGATGTTGATGCTGGTGGTATTTATTTTGATGGCAAAGATATTCGTGACTATGATTTAGATAGTCTCAGAAGTAAGGTAGGAATTGTCTTGCAAGATTCGGTCTTGTTTAGCGGAACCATTCGAGACAATATCCGTTTCGGTGTGCCAGATGCCAGTCAAGAAATGGTTGAGGCAGCAGCCAAGGCAACCCACATTCATGACTATATTGAAAGTTTGCCTGATAAATACGATACTCTTATCGATGATGACCAGAGCATCTTCTCAACTGGGCAAAAGCAATTGATTTCTATCGCTCGAACCCTGATGACAGATCCAGAAGTTCTCATTCTCGATGAAGCGACTTCAAACGTAGATACGGTGACAGAAAGCAAGATTCAGCATGCCATGGAAGCGGTTGTAGCAGACAGAACCAGTTTCGTCATTGCCCACCGTTTGAAGACCATCCTCAATGCTGACCAGATTATTGTCCTTAAAGATGGAGAAGTCATTGAACGCGGTAACCACCATGAACTATTGAAACTAGGTGGATTCTACTCAGAACTTTATCACAATCAATTTGTCTTTGAATAA